The genomic window GTCATCGGTCGCCCGTCGGCGTCGACGTAAGGTGTGGAGTCGCTGTTAGTGCGTTGAACAGATGAGCCGGCCATCTCAGATGGTAGAGAGATTTggtttttctttccttttgttGGTAAAGAAAGAGGAAGAACTCACGTTCCCACAGATggcgccactgatcgtaccTGTTCCAGAGAGGTTGATCGACGGCCGGCTGCTTGACGTCCCACGCGGTTGTAGACGGCGCGCCCCGaaggggggtttgtacctgtttacactccgacgctcaagtcagtgtAGGGCACAAAAAGTATGAAGTAGAGAGTAAGAATGAGATACATGAACCTTGCTATGAGGTTGTATTTATAACCCCCAGCGCGGGGCCAACGATTCCTGCTATTGGGCCGCCACAGGGCAGATCCAATAAGGGAACTGCTAGGGTTAGCGTGGGGAGCAAGAGAGTTTGTTGTAACAAACTCTCACCCTAGATTGGTGCGCAAGGCACGAAGATGAATTGAGCACGTGCCTTAATGAGAGACTTACCCATTAAGGCACGTAGATGTGCTCGACATAGCCGTTGAGGCGTGTTTGCCGAGGGTATGCTCGACGTGATGAACGCTGTTCTGTTCGTTACGTCGAGCACGTCGCATGTGTTATGAAATCAATGCTGTGTTGGATTGGGGAAAACGGGTCGGATGCAGGATCCTCTTTCCCGAGCGAATTGGGCCTGGAGCGGGCAGTGGGTCGCtaggcccagtccagaacatcCACCAAATTTTGCTCTATAATAAAAACCAGTTTTTTCCAAACTCTCAATGGCATCTTATAATCAATGAGAATTCATTTGCCCCAAACATTGACATCGAAAGAGAAACATGTTAGTATTTATTATCATTCGAACTTAAAATTGGAAAGCAACATTATAAACTGCTAATTCAATCAAAACAattgtaaaaagtgtttttttatacGTAGCAAGTTGGTCCTAGGCACTAAATTCCAACTTCACATGGCCAAAAATATCATTAAGATTTAAAAGAGTGATGTATAGGCATTAGGCAATGGAGAGGGAAACATAGAGGAAAAAAAGTTCAAGCATAGACAGAAAGAGTGAGATCTAGAAATTGGATCTAGTGTGGTGATGAAATATTAGATCAAGTAGATTAATTTAATCGAACGGTGAAATTaaatgatactccctccgtcccaaattataagggaaaaaagcttttttttttgtcccaaattataagagaaaaaatcattttcaagaatgttttttccttattttcataaaattaaatgcaaattgcatttaatttcttttctctctcattttttcaataaacaacaaccaataaaaattgtttttacatcttcctatgcaacttattccaaggaaaacccacaaaaacatacttcaaattctcatgttttactttttcttaataagtgtgatttttttattttcccttataatttgggacggagggagtacaccggtgagggacttaatagAGCCATCATCCTATAATCCACCATATATTTCACATAATGCTCAAAATATTTACTTAATTTaaggattaaatatgttttttttataaaaggattaaatatgttttggaTCTTATAAAATGGCAGTTTACATaattttttagtccctataaaattttcataaatcatttaaaaatataggTTGACTTAACAGTAGGGACCAAAAGTGAGTGCAATATAATTTTCtagggactaaaaatttaataaaaattaagtatgAACTAAACTTATATAGTCACTATTTTGTCgataacaaaaacatatttaactcttaagttaatatatatatatatatatatatatatatatatatatatatatatatatatatatatatatatatatatatatatatatatatatatatatatatatatatatatatatatatatatatatatatatatccctccggtttcatatataagcaaaaataacttttttagattcattggaaaaagaatgtatctagtccaaattatAGACAacatacattattttttcaatgaatctaaaaaagaaacttttgcttatatatgagaccggagAGTATCATATGGATTAtccgtaattttttttaaagaaattgaaaattatttggtATGTTATTGAATACCATTAATCTTAATCtatttcaataacatattaaacgattttaaatttttgtaaaatttaacataaatgatctatatatgatataaactttcaaattGTCGGTGGATTTTAAACTACTTAACaacaaaaattagaaaaataccATGTTATCTTCAGGACTTTTAGTGCAGTCCTCTCCCTTcacaaaattaaacataatGTTGATTGGGTCTATTGAGAGGTATAAAACATATTTACCTGTAATTAATTTAATAGCGACTATCAATtaatccgtcaaaaaaaaaaaaacgactatCAATTAATTATAGGTAttagattttaaaatttatattctttaAAGTGTTATTTGAACAGTGTAACATTATTCAAATACTACTAATTGTAATTTGATTTCTCCCTTATATACACACGCACGCTAAAAACTATGCTGATTTACATATTTCTATATAAAATTTTGCAatgcatatacatatacttattctatattatttttccaGTTGATTTCACAAAAGAAAAGAACCGATTGGTTACACATCGAGATTTTGTGCGTGACAAAATTGAAAGAACTCATAATAAAACTCAAAAGGTTAGCGATGTTGTGTTTGAGTGGCTAAATGAAACAGATATACTCATACGTCAATTGGAGAATCTGTCGGCACAAGCAATAACaagaaaacaatttaaaaaattgttgaaaagaGTAATGGAACAGAACACGAAAGTACCTTCAGGAAATTACATTCAGGAATCTTCAACTCCAATTCCAAGTTTAGAACACTTCTCTTCAGGAAATTTAATGTGTTTTAATTCTAGAGAGAAGATCTCCGATCAACTTTTCGTGGCATTGAATGATGATAGTTGTTCTATGATTGGATTGTATGGTAGCCAGGGCTCGGGTAAAACAACATTGGTTGAAGCAATGGCCAAAAAAGTAAAGTATTTAGAGATTTTTCATGAGATTTTATTTGTCAAGGTAacccaaaattcaaatattagaACAATGCAAGATGAAATTGTTGACtcattaaatatgaaatttgataaaaaaaacagtGAATCTGGAAGAGCCAGAGAAATATTCTCAACAATAGAAAGTATGAATTGTCCAATTCTAGTCATTTTTGATAATGTTCCAGCAAAATTCGACCCAGAAGATATAGGCATTCCTTGTAATAGTAATCGCTGCAAGATTCTTTTGACCACATGTTGCCAAAAAGATTGTGACTTGTTGTCCGGTCAAAGGAAGATTCAACTTGATCCCTTATCTAGACAGGAAGCTTGgattttgtttcaaaaacatTCAGGTATTTATGATGATGAGAAATACTCGAGATTTGACTTATTGAATGTAGCATATGAAGTTGCTTTAGAATGTGAAGGGTTACCTAGAACAATTAAAGATGTGGGACCTTTCTTAAAAAGTAAACCAATTGAAGAATGGAAGACAACACTAGATAGTCTGAAACATTCAATGGCCAAATGGCAAATTTTTCTTAGTTTTAGAGGAGAAGATACACGCAACTCTTTTACAGGTTATCTTTATCAAACTTTATCTCAAGCGGGATTCAAGACCTTCATGGATGATGGAGGACTGCATACTGGAGACCAAATTTCACCCTCTCTTGTAAATGCAATTGAAGCATCGAGGCTTTCGATTATTGTTTTATCTGAAAACTATGCAAATTCCTCATGGTGTCTTGAAGAACTTGTCAAGATTCTTGAGTGTATGAAGTTGAAGAATCAATTAGTTTGGCCAATCTTTTACAAAGTGTACCCATCAGACATAAGGCATCTGAGAAAATGTTATGGCAAAGACATGGATCgacatgaaaataattttggaattaaCTCAGAAAGAGTGCAGAAATGGAGGTCAGCTTTGTTTGAAGTGTCTAATTTATCCGGAAAAGCTTATACAACCGGGTATGTAATATACTTCAAAAAACTTCTATTTGTGTTATTCCATATAATAACCATTTTTTACTCTACCAGTGATAGATTAAGGATATGATATAGTATAATTCCATTCTTTTTAAAAGCATGTGActtgttaaaaaagaaatatggtCTTCTTTATATCTATCAATTTAAGCATGATTTGAATAACAAGAAAGAcatgaatattttgttgttaaagttttgtttttagtttcaGGTGCaagttttctattttatgtgACGGCTTGTTCTTGTGAAAAATTATAGTCATATTAAACTTTATATGTTTTTTGACTGAATAAATTCAAAGCTATCTATATAATTGAATTGACAGATCTTGTACATACTTTTGCAGGTACGAATATGAATTTATTCAAAAGATCGTGGAAGATGCCAATCGTATTAAAAGTCGTTTGCAAATACGAAGAACATAGATATGTATTTGAAAGAAGATGTCAATCATATTAAAGATTTTTGGAACGCTCTAAATTGCCGGTCTTTTGAGTGCAGTGTGTATCATATTGAATTTTGATGTGTCTTATATACGAATATCATATGTTATTATAGGAAACACTTCCTTTATGCTGGATTGAAGTTGTAGTTATACGGATCTAGTGGTTGAAAATTTCTTGTAATGTGAAATGTAACAACAATAACTACCTATATCTAATTTGTGGTATTAGTTTTGGTAGGAACTGAGGTAAAGGTGACAAATTGATGTTAACTACTCTTTCATGTACGTACATAAAAGCTTTCAGAGATAATTGATAAAAGCAGATTTGCATTCTTCAACTGTCATTTGTCTATTAGCCGTTAAAGTTTTCCTATCATTCTTGCTTATGTTGAGTCTTAGCTAAGGGCCTAGATAGATATTACTATGTTATGTTGAACCACATAAAAGCAAGTCAATCAAGCAGATTTTCTCTAATTTATTCCATTTCTTACTGAACTATCAAACATACATAACTGAAGGAATGATTGATTGCATGTGATTTTATACCAGATGTTTATTCTTAGTTTTATTGTTTcttgacttttttttgttgactgtCGTTTCTTGTCATCAATATTTAATACCCAATTTTATGGTCAATATTGGTGATTTTTCTAGGAAACTAGGACTTCATTGACTTGTACATATCTTTGTCCCAAAAATAAGTAGTTAATCCACAACTTTGTTAAAATGTTTAGTTTTCCTTCAAACAACCTGtatagtttttattaaatatcgaTAATCTTgataggtctcaataacatattaaatcgtttttaatttttctaaatttatttatggaggatctatatgatatagactttcaatccaatggtaaaaattttgtaaaaaaatcttGTTATAATACATTTAATCACTTGACCACGGTGGACCAGTTCCGTAGTATTAGcctatgtgtatatatattctTTCATATCATGTTTATATTTGACAAGTCAAAATAATGTCCATTTGACAAGTTATTCAACTCTCTGACTGAGGAATGTGATGTATGTTCTTTCTCCAAAAAAACTAGTAGGGTCCACACGTTTTCACTCTTCTTCTCGGTTCCTTCTTTCTGTTAAATTTCTgtgaattcaaattttattcatatatagTAATGGGCTCACAACACACACTTGATAATATATCCTTTGAAGCTAAGAGACATTAATCATTCAAACTTCACTCTCTCTGCCTGCTGCAAAAATAGGCGAGTTCAATTTCCTTTCTCTTGCttctattttcttctttataTGTTTCACATAATATAATGCTCAAAATAACTAAAATCATAAcgctgttttttttattttttttaagttaagaTATCAGTAGAATGGCAATGGATTCCTATCTGATCCCCCTTGTTTCATCGAGAGATCTTGCGCGTCTAAAAGTTGAAGCAATTGATCATAAAACTGAAATGGTCAACGATGATGTGTTTGTGTGGCTAAATGAAGCAGAGATACTCATACAAGAGGTGAAGAATCTGACGACACGAACAAGAAGAGCAGATGGCTATGAACTATCGAGATTGGTGCACAAAGTAATAGCACATCAAAAGAAATATGAATTAATTGACCCATTTTTAATTCCAATTCCAAGTTTAGAACACTTCTCTTCAGAAAATATTGTGTGCTTTAATTCTAGAGAGAAGGCATCCGATCAACTTTTAACGGCATTGCAAGACGATAGTTGCTCTATGATTGGGTTGTATGGTAGAGAGGGTTCTGGTAAAACAACATTGGTGAAAGCAATGGGTGAGAAAGTTAAGTATTTAAAGATTTTTCATAAGGTTTTACTTGTCACTATGATCCAAAGTCCAAATATCAAGACAATTCAAGATGAAATTGCTGACTAGTTGAATATTGAATTCAATAAATACACTGAAGTCGGGAGAGCAATAATAATATCCTCcacaataaaaaatatggatCGTCCAATACTTGTGATCTTCGATGATGTTCAGGCAAAATTTGACCCAAAGGATGTAGGCATTCCTTGTGATAGTAATCGATGCAAGATCATTTTGACCACATGTTGCAAACAAGAATGTGACTTTATAGATTGTCAAAAGGAGATTCGACTTGATCCCTTATCTAGAGGGGAAGTCTGGACTTTGTTCAAAATACATTCAGGCATTCATGTTCAAAATATCTAGAGGGGAAGTTTGTATTTCCAATCTTAGCTCAACTAGGATCATCAATACAAATTTGTGGAGAGCTACAAAAACATTCAACCCACAAGAGCAAATTtgtagaggaaaaaaaatagaatctttgtGAATCTATAAAGCACAAACACTTTTTTTATTAGACATTTTTCTGTGTCTGACACCAACAACATACCGACACAtataattacatttttattaAGCAAACTCTATAACAAAAAGTACAAGAGATGCATCAAAAAAGAGAACAACAAAGGGGGTAAACACAGTGGGAGCAAATCCACCCCATTACAACAAAGCCAAAACCAACTCCAACCCCTATAGGCTACGCCCCTAAACAGccccaaaacaacaacaacaagcaaaACACCACAATCCTAACCACCAACACAGCAACAAGAGGTCAAGTAAACAATCCTCCGGATCCCATGACCATTCATAGAACATACACGCCCCGGTTTATTGATGTTGACGTGACGGTGTATGTATTTGTATCTCGTTATGTGTTCGTGTTTCATAACTTTGGATACCTTATGTCCCCAAGGGAAGGAAAAACATGATCATTTGTTCCAACACTGTCAGATTATAAGGCTAGCTGACAGCAAACAAATTAATTATGATGATTATAATGTAATgtaatcaaacaaaacaaaagtagTCCCATAGAAATAGCTTACTAAATATTAGAGACGTTATTGAAGGGTTGAGAATTGAATCTCAAATTTTCCCTCTCTATATTTAGTGTGTAAATAAccattaaattatttgaaacaATTAAATAGTTGGTTGGTCTAAGTGGTAATTGGTGTTGGACTTGTTAGAGATGACCACAGTTTTATTCTCGACAACTGTGAATGGGAGAGGCTGAAAATATTTGATACCAAAACGGACCCTAAAACCGTGTTAAGCGGTTCTGTGGGCATGATACTGgtagtgaaaacaaaaaaatatttgaaagaaaaaagaaattcataaaAGAACTACAAAATTTACTATAATCAACTTCAATTAAACGACATCGTATCAAGGATTCCTTTTCCTTACAATTCTAGGGTTTTATGTTATCCAATACATTTCCCTCCCAAACCAACAATGGCTTTTTCACTAACTCAGACCAAATTCACATTGCAATTCAACTCTTATCACAGATACATACGAAAATCCCTCAAAACATTAATCTCAATGTCACAGGGAAAATCCAAAAGACCAATTTGTCCTTCATGTTCCAAACCCACTCGAACTTGTCTCTGTTCTCGAATCCTCACTCCTCCAATCCCTAATTCCGTCAATGTAACCATTCTTCAACACGCTCTTGAGTGTAATCACCCTCTTAATTCTACCAGAATTGCTAAAATGGGTCTCAAGAATCTCACAATTGCCACTATTTCTGATGTTAAATTTGAATCTCAATTCCTTATTCACTTATTTGATTCCAATTTGTCAAAGGGTTTGTTTTCTGATGAAATTGAAGATACCCATGATTTGTTTTGtgataaaaattcaaacatgattgatattgatattgattgtGCTGGTTTGAAAAATGATGTTGAGGATGTTATTTTCAATAATTCTAGGGTTGAAACTGTGAATCAAgtgaatgatgatgatggtggtgtTGTTGTGAATGATGAAGTTAAGAAAATTTCAATTCGTCGAAATGGTGATGATGTAACTGGTGGTATGGAGGACCTGCCATTACTGTCACTATTACCAAATATGGTTCAATTACATCTTTGTCTCATATTTGGATGCAGAAATGTGAATCTAATGAGTTAGGTTTTGACAAGATTTTGTCTTGTGTTGCAGCACGTGAAGCACTCTCGAAAGGGTTTATGGTGAAAAAGTTGAAAAGGAAGCAATTGAATGGGGAagaaaatgttgaaaaatatgaGGAATTTGAGCTTGAGGTTTGTCCTGGTTCAGTTTTACTTTTTCCTTCTGATAATGTTGTTAGTGTTAATGATTTGCATTATGTTGGTTTTGAGGTGAAGAACTTGATTGTTCTTGATGGAACATGGGCTAAGGCTAAAAGGATTTATAGTGAAAATCCTTGGTTGAACATTTTGCCGCATTTGAAGTTGGAAGTGAATGAAATGAGCTTATATGGTGAAGTGAGGAATCAGCCAAAAGCTGGTTATTTGTCCACCATTGAGAGTATTGTGTTTGCTTTGAAGGCGATTGGGGAGAATCACAAGGGTTTGGATAATCTATTGGATACTTTTGAGTGCATGGTTGATGACCAAAGGCGATGTAAAGATGAGAGACTGAGCAAACTGTTACCTAGTCGAGAAGTCCCTTGATTACTTTTGACTGACGTTAGACAACTTGAGGAAGTTGCTTAAACTAGAAATACAAATAGTTTTCCGATGAATTATGAACCATGAAATCTCTAGGAGTTTCTGCCCTGTGTATCCTCAGCAGATGGATTGCAAGCATCAAGTTGGAACTTTGAAGATTACAGAAACCTCAGCAGAAGAGAGATATTATCAAAGCGATCCAACCACATGTTGATGAGGTAAAAAGAAGTTGATTGTTAAAAACGACAGTGAGAAACCAATTCTgaaaaagaagaggaagagaTAGGATTTTAAAAGCCGGAATTCATAACAAGACATATATCTTCTATTAGAACTCTGTTTTTCTTTACAGCTCTATAAATTTGTTATGATGCCTTACATGTAATTGAATTCTCAAAGCCCGATTTCATTTGCTGATAGTACTTCTAGGCAGTATAGGCCTTTCTCTTGATGCTTAATAGTCAACTTTAGGTTTTACAGTTCTCATGTAGTAATTGTTATGTTGTCACCTTCAACCATCAGACCTTCATTCATCCCAGTAGAAATATCATggattttttcattttgattttcgAGCCAAGTTTTCTATCAAACACTTACAAATACATGGACACGACATGTCGacacaaattaattaaatgtaatCATATGTATCGGTGTGGTGTCACGTGTTGTGTTGGCGCAGCACAACAAGTTTGTTTGTATAAAATAAGACTTGGAGTCAAGTCAACATCTTATTGTTTACAAAGGTTGCTTCAAATCAATAATTAAAGAAGCAATTGGAAACTTCCTGTAAAATATCCATAATTATTATAACTCTTTTGTAACGtacaataaattgaaaaaaaatactataatagaaagataaactaatattattattgttgttgatatttttaTAGGGTAGGTATATGATAAACTAATGGGTTCACATCTCACTCATAGCTAGTGTAGACAGAGTCCCAATTAGCTAGTGTCATTGACTTTCTGTTTGGCAGAGACAATCATTTCCATTTTCCAGGTCTCTTCTAGACTCTTTGTGTTGTGCCTTCAAATTCATTTTCCTTCTATAGTTGTAGTGAATGATGCTAATCAAGTTACcaatctttctttcattttctagTTCATCAAGTGTTGCATATTTTCTCTAATTTATTCCATTTCTTTCTAGATCTTCAAACATCATTGTAATTAAAGACATGATTGCTTTCAGTTTTatatagaaatttattttatctgtGGAACGAAATATTCGCAGTTGAGTTTTAGATTGATTATTTTTCAGGTTAACTGCTCTACGTGATAAGTACACTTATTCAACTCAATGTCATTTTTAGTGACAAGCCTCGCAGAATCTTTGGCCAAAAAGACAAAACAGCTAATCTGTCTCTTTCAGTTTGGCAATATCATGAAAGATGTTGAGAGTGAAAAGAAGAAGTTAATTTTAAATCGAGGTCTTGTGCAGGAAAAAATTGGAACAACTCCTAAAACTGAAAAAGTCAACAATGCTGTTTTTGAGTGGCTAAAAGAAAGTGAGAAACTCATAGAAGATGAGGAGAATCTTAAAACAAGAACAGAAGCAGAGATTCCTGATTATGATTGTTCATTTGCGGTGGTGCAATGGGTATTGT from Trifolium pratense cultivar HEN17-A07 linkage group LG1, ARS_RC_1.1, whole genome shotgun sequence includes these protein-coding regions:
- the LOC123910077 gene encoding putative disease resistance protein At1g63350; amino-acid sequence: MAMDSYLIPLVSSRDLARLKVEAIDHKTEMVNDDVFVWLNEAEILIQEVKNLTTRTRRADGYELSRLVHKVIAHQKKYELIDPFLIPIPSLEHFSSENIVCFNSREKASDQLLTALQDDSCSMIGLYGREGSGKTTLVKAMGEKVKYLKIFHKVLLVTMIQSPNIKTIQDEIAD